One window of the Oncorhynchus mykiss isolate Arlee chromosome 5, USDA_OmykA_1.1, whole genome shotgun sequence genome contains the following:
- the LOC110523950 gene encoding notch-regulated ankyrin repeat-containing protein A: MSQGDVSTCSAPQRVFQEAVKQGNTKELHSLLQNMTNCEFNVNSFGPEGQTALHQSVIDGNLELVKLLVKFGADIRLANREGWSALHIAAFGGHQDIVLYLITKAKYSSGAR, translated from the coding sequence ATGAGTCAGGGGGATGTATCAACTTGCTCAGCGCCTCAGAGAGTATTCCAAGAGGCGGTGAAGCAAGGCAACACAAAGGAACTTCACTCGTTGCTCCAGAACATGACAAACTGCGAATTCAATGTCAACTCCTTCGGGCCCGAAGGACAGACGGCGTTGCATCAGTCAGTCATCGACGGGAATCTCGAACTTGTAAAACTGCTGGTGAAATTCGGAGCCGATATTCGATTGGCGAACAGGGAAGGGTGGAGTGCCTTACACATTGCCGCTTTTGGAGGACACCAAGACATAGTCCTATACCTCATCACTAAGGCAAAGTACTCCTCTGGCGCACGGTGA